In Uranotaenia lowii strain MFRU-FL chromosome 2, ASM2978415v1, whole genome shotgun sequence, one genomic interval encodes:
- the LOC129746332 gene encoding facilitated trehalose transporter Tret1-like isoform X3, whose product MLIGETVTDRKDDAFCEIVVSCQSLSKYETNIWSALPQITSSIIAAAFHIVIGVSLAFSAIQIPQLEDPSSELRITKAQSSWIASIIVIMVPIGSLFAGLVMEFLGRLNTIKLATVPCVIGWIIIALADSFTMIMVGRVLTGFACAMGMSPAIVYITEVSRPDMRGSLISSGPTIASLGMVIAYTKGAFLHWRVVAWTSIIYTVLPVILIQLFVPESPVWLVSKGRIEDAARSLRFLYKKYPQPDHTDTPLAEMHLNALLKDRESKIREAERTMGANKSKLRGFLKPTGYKPLIILFWFFLIQQYSGIYITLFYAVTFIQDVGTEVNAFTASIFVGMTRFLMSLFNAWLLKRFRRRLLVMVSCTGMAICMFTSGTFTYWIKEGTTTLTWVPVVGLLLYVCSSMIGLLTIPWTMTAELFPTDIRGIGHSISFSLAYVLMFIAVQGYRSLDELLGGAHATQWMFGAVSVIGFFFALFFLPETHGKSLAQIEAYFAGSKKRSSTHVQESSSPRTNVVDHLIKSPSTIRMAEMESMLKLRRDSTTA is encoded by the exons ATGTTAATAGG AGAGACCGTAACGGACCGGAAAGACGATGCGTTCTGCGAAATCGTAGTCAGTTGCCAGTCGCTCAGCAAGTACGAGACCAACATCTGGTCGGCCTTACCGCAGATCACCTCCTCGATCATCGCCGCAGCATTTCACATCGTCATCGGCGTGTCGTTGGCATTCTCGGCCATCCAAATACCTCAGCTCGAAGATCCCAGCAGTGAGCTGCGGATCACCAAGGCACAATCGTCATGGATTGCTTCCATAATCGTGATCATGGTTCCGATCGGGTCGCTTTTCGCCGGCCTGGTGATGGAGTTTCTCGGCCGGCTGAATACCATCAAACTGGCCACGGTGCCCTGCGTCATCGGGTGGATCATCATTGCCCTGGCCGATAGCTTCACGATGATAATGGTCGGACGGGTGCTGACCGGATTTGCCTGTGCCATGGGTATGAGCCCGGCCATCGTCTACATCACCGAAGTATCCCGGCCCGATATGCGGGGATCGCTTATTTCTTCCGGACCAACCATTGCTTCCCTAG GTATGGTAATAGCATATACGAAGGGTGCCTTCCTACACTGGCGTGTTGTCGCGTGGACCAGTATCATCTACACCGTGCTGCCGGTGATACTGATTCAGCTGTTCGTACCGGAGTCTCCggtttggttggtttcaaaGGGCCGTATTGAAGATGCTGCCCGGTCGCTTCGTTTCCTGTACAAAAAGTATCCCCAGCCCGATCATACG GACACACCTTTGGCCGAGATGCACTTGAACGCACTGCTCAAAGACCGAGAATCGAAAATTCGCGAAGCCGAACGTACCATGGGTGCCAACAAAAGCAAACTTCGGGGTTTCCTGAAACCTACCGGCTACAAACCGCTGATCATCCTGTTCTGGTTCTTCCTGATCCAACAGTACAGTGGAATTTACATCACACTGTTCTACGCGGTCACCTTTATCCAGGATGTCGGGACCGAGGTGAACGCCTTCACGGCTTCCATTTTTGTCGGAATGACACGGTTTTTGATGAGTCTGTTTAATGCCTGGCTGCTGAAGCGTTTCCGTCGAAGGTTGCTGGTGATGGTTTCCTGCACCGGAATGGCCATTTGCATGTTCACGTCCGGAACTTTCACCTACTGGATCAAAGAGGGCACCACTACGCTGACGTGGGTTCCTGTGGTTGGATTGCTGCTGTACGTTTGCTCTTCCATGATCGGTTTGCTGACCATCCCATGGACTATGACTGCTGAGCTGTTTCCGACGGACATTCGAGGTATCGGCCACTCGATCTCGTTTTCTCTAGCTTACGTTCTCATGTTTATTGCCGTTCAAGGATACAG GTCCCTGGACGAATTACTTGGCGGTGCCCATGCGACCCAATGGATGTTTGGGGCTGTTTCGGTGATTGGCTTTTTCTTTGCCCTGTTCTTCCTGCCAGAAACGCACGGCAAATCGCTCGCTCAAATCGAGGCGTACTTCGCCGGCAGTAAGAAGCGTTCTTCAACGCATGTCCAGGAGAGCAGCTCTCCGCGAACCAATGTGGTCGATCACCTGATCAAAAGTCCCAGCACAATACGGATGGCCGAAATGGAGTCGATGTTGAAATTGCGCAGGGATTCAACAACAGCTTAG
- the LOC129746332 gene encoding facilitated trehalose transporter Tret1-like isoform X2, translating to MDPLSVGSSVLSLHQRETVTDRKDDAFCEIVVSCQSLSKYETNIWSALPQITSSIIAAAFHIVIGVSLAFSAIQIPQLEDPSSELRITKAQSSWIASIIVIMVPIGSLFAGLVMEFLGRLNTIKLATVPCVIGWIIIALADSFTMIMVGRVLTGFACAMGMSPAIVYITEVSRPDMRGSLISSGPTIASLGMVIAYTKGAFLHWRVVAWTSIIYTVLPVILIQLFVPESPVWLVSKGRIEDAARSLRFLYKKYPQPDHTDTPLAEMHLNALLKDRESKIREAERTMGANKSKLRGFLKPTGYKPLIILFWFFLIQQYSGIYITLFYAVTFIQDVGTEVNAFTASIFVGMTRFLMSLFNAWLLKRFRRRLLVMVSCTGMAICMFTSGTFTYWIKEGTTTLTWVPVVGLLLYVCSSMIGLLTIPWTMTAELFPTDIRGIGHSISFSLAYVLMFIAVQGYRSLDELLGGAHATQWMFGAVSVIGFFFALFFLPETHGKSLAQIEAYFAGSKKRSSTHVQESSSPRTNVVDHLIKSPSTIRMAEMESMLKLRRDSTTA from the exons AGAGACCGTAACGGACCGGAAAGACGATGCGTTCTGCGAAATCGTAGTCAGTTGCCAGTCGCTCAGCAAGTACGAGACCAACATCTGGTCGGCCTTACCGCAGATCACCTCCTCGATCATCGCCGCAGCATTTCACATCGTCATCGGCGTGTCGTTGGCATTCTCGGCCATCCAAATACCTCAGCTCGAAGATCCCAGCAGTGAGCTGCGGATCACCAAGGCACAATCGTCATGGATTGCTTCCATAATCGTGATCATGGTTCCGATCGGGTCGCTTTTCGCCGGCCTGGTGATGGAGTTTCTCGGCCGGCTGAATACCATCAAACTGGCCACGGTGCCCTGCGTCATCGGGTGGATCATCATTGCCCTGGCCGATAGCTTCACGATGATAATGGTCGGACGGGTGCTGACCGGATTTGCCTGTGCCATGGGTATGAGCCCGGCCATCGTCTACATCACCGAAGTATCCCGGCCCGATATGCGGGGATCGCTTATTTCTTCCGGACCAACCATTGCTTCCCTAG GTATGGTAATAGCATATACGAAGGGTGCCTTCCTACACTGGCGTGTTGTCGCGTGGACCAGTATCATCTACACCGTGCTGCCGGTGATACTGATTCAGCTGTTCGTACCGGAGTCTCCggtttggttggtttcaaaGGGCCGTATTGAAGATGCTGCCCGGTCGCTTCGTTTCCTGTACAAAAAGTATCCCCAGCCCGATCATACG GACACACCTTTGGCCGAGATGCACTTGAACGCACTGCTCAAAGACCGAGAATCGAAAATTCGCGAAGCCGAACGTACCATGGGTGCCAACAAAAGCAAACTTCGGGGTTTCCTGAAACCTACCGGCTACAAACCGCTGATCATCCTGTTCTGGTTCTTCCTGATCCAACAGTACAGTGGAATTTACATCACACTGTTCTACGCGGTCACCTTTATCCAGGATGTCGGGACCGAGGTGAACGCCTTCACGGCTTCCATTTTTGTCGGAATGACACGGTTTTTGATGAGTCTGTTTAATGCCTGGCTGCTGAAGCGTTTCCGTCGAAGGTTGCTGGTGATGGTTTCCTGCACCGGAATGGCCATTTGCATGTTCACGTCCGGAACTTTCACCTACTGGATCAAAGAGGGCACCACTACGCTGACGTGGGTTCCTGTGGTTGGATTGCTGCTGTACGTTTGCTCTTCCATGATCGGTTTGCTGACCATCCCATGGACTATGACTGCTGAGCTGTTTCCGACGGACATTCGAGGTATCGGCCACTCGATCTCGTTTTCTCTAGCTTACGTTCTCATGTTTATTGCCGTTCAAGGATACAG GTCCCTGGACGAATTACTTGGCGGTGCCCATGCGACCCAATGGATGTTTGGGGCTGTTTCGGTGATTGGCTTTTTCTTTGCCCTGTTCTTCCTGCCAGAAACGCACGGCAAATCGCTCGCTCAAATCGAGGCGTACTTCGCCGGCAGTAAGAAGCGTTCTTCAACGCATGTCCAGGAGAGCAGCTCTCCGCGAACCAATGTGGTCGATCACCTGATCAAAAGTCCCAGCACAATACGGATGGCCGAAATGGAGTCGATGTTGAAATTGCGCAGGGATTCAACAACAGCTTAG
- the LOC129746332 gene encoding facilitated trehalose transporter Tret1-like isoform X1 has product MRKPCDVGYLNKPLKYHSGETVTDRKDDAFCEIVVSCQSLSKYETNIWSALPQITSSIIAAAFHIVIGVSLAFSAIQIPQLEDPSSELRITKAQSSWIASIIVIMVPIGSLFAGLVMEFLGRLNTIKLATVPCVIGWIIIALADSFTMIMVGRVLTGFACAMGMSPAIVYITEVSRPDMRGSLISSGPTIASLGMVIAYTKGAFLHWRVVAWTSIIYTVLPVILIQLFVPESPVWLVSKGRIEDAARSLRFLYKKYPQPDHTDTPLAEMHLNALLKDRESKIREAERTMGANKSKLRGFLKPTGYKPLIILFWFFLIQQYSGIYITLFYAVTFIQDVGTEVNAFTASIFVGMTRFLMSLFNAWLLKRFRRRLLVMVSCTGMAICMFTSGTFTYWIKEGTTTLTWVPVVGLLLYVCSSMIGLLTIPWTMTAELFPTDIRGIGHSISFSLAYVLMFIAVQGYRSLDELLGGAHATQWMFGAVSVIGFFFALFFLPETHGKSLAQIEAYFAGSKKRSSTHVQESSSPRTNVVDHLIKSPSTIRMAEMESMLKLRRDSTTA; this is encoded by the exons AGAGACCGTAACGGACCGGAAAGACGATGCGTTCTGCGAAATCGTAGTCAGTTGCCAGTCGCTCAGCAAGTACGAGACCAACATCTGGTCGGCCTTACCGCAGATCACCTCCTCGATCATCGCCGCAGCATTTCACATCGTCATCGGCGTGTCGTTGGCATTCTCGGCCATCCAAATACCTCAGCTCGAAGATCCCAGCAGTGAGCTGCGGATCACCAAGGCACAATCGTCATGGATTGCTTCCATAATCGTGATCATGGTTCCGATCGGGTCGCTTTTCGCCGGCCTGGTGATGGAGTTTCTCGGCCGGCTGAATACCATCAAACTGGCCACGGTGCCCTGCGTCATCGGGTGGATCATCATTGCCCTGGCCGATAGCTTCACGATGATAATGGTCGGACGGGTGCTGACCGGATTTGCCTGTGCCATGGGTATGAGCCCGGCCATCGTCTACATCACCGAAGTATCCCGGCCCGATATGCGGGGATCGCTTATTTCTTCCGGACCAACCATTGCTTCCCTAG GTATGGTAATAGCATATACGAAGGGTGCCTTCCTACACTGGCGTGTTGTCGCGTGGACCAGTATCATCTACACCGTGCTGCCGGTGATACTGATTCAGCTGTTCGTACCGGAGTCTCCggtttggttggtttcaaaGGGCCGTATTGAAGATGCTGCCCGGTCGCTTCGTTTCCTGTACAAAAAGTATCCCCAGCCCGATCATACG GACACACCTTTGGCCGAGATGCACTTGAACGCACTGCTCAAAGACCGAGAATCGAAAATTCGCGAAGCCGAACGTACCATGGGTGCCAACAAAAGCAAACTTCGGGGTTTCCTGAAACCTACCGGCTACAAACCGCTGATCATCCTGTTCTGGTTCTTCCTGATCCAACAGTACAGTGGAATTTACATCACACTGTTCTACGCGGTCACCTTTATCCAGGATGTCGGGACCGAGGTGAACGCCTTCACGGCTTCCATTTTTGTCGGAATGACACGGTTTTTGATGAGTCTGTTTAATGCCTGGCTGCTGAAGCGTTTCCGTCGAAGGTTGCTGGTGATGGTTTCCTGCACCGGAATGGCCATTTGCATGTTCACGTCCGGAACTTTCACCTACTGGATCAAAGAGGGCACCACTACGCTGACGTGGGTTCCTGTGGTTGGATTGCTGCTGTACGTTTGCTCTTCCATGATCGGTTTGCTGACCATCCCATGGACTATGACTGCTGAGCTGTTTCCGACGGACATTCGAGGTATCGGCCACTCGATCTCGTTTTCTCTAGCTTACGTTCTCATGTTTATTGCCGTTCAAGGATACAG GTCCCTGGACGAATTACTTGGCGGTGCCCATGCGACCCAATGGATGTTTGGGGCTGTTTCGGTGATTGGCTTTTTCTTTGCCCTGTTCTTCCTGCCAGAAACGCACGGCAAATCGCTCGCTCAAATCGAGGCGTACTTCGCCGGCAGTAAGAAGCGTTCTTCAACGCATGTCCAGGAGAGCAGCTCTCCGCGAACCAATGTGGTCGATCACCTGATCAAAAGTCCCAGCACAATACGGATGGCCGAAATGGAGTCGATGTTGAAATTGCGCAGGGATTCAACAACAGCTTAG